In the genome of candidate division WOR-3 bacterium, one region contains:
- a CDS encoding T9SS type A sorting domain-containing protein, translating into IAPTIKNNIITDCSYGIHFQNTGNTIAPNLDFNDVWNCGQNYINISDSGENSISENPMFTDHLAVYCGSPCIDRGNPIYFFNDPDGTRNDIGATPVFQVLGYDDIQTTINDLHDYNVIALHSGTYSLSEPLDFQGKDIILMSHDYFSRATITTYNDTLDLFVFDESETESAELRNLILEGGRIAVWCKNSSPTIRGNLIISQNVQNWAAIALSGMNWASSGNSPARIINNTIANSANGGISSFSTSAPEIRNNIIINCTYGIHKQSPFLPLVNDYNDVWSCTNNYINCLVGSNSISCDPDLNEDFLLNANSPCIDSGDPDTVYNDPDGSRNDMGWFPYCQLSYDQYACSESDHSPVLWFNCSSVSEGFSISFHLSYPSDVKIDIYSVDGRLVINFMEDYLNQGTHVINWNGKNISDQIVSNGVYFFTFRTGEIIKSFKSVVIR; encoded by the coding sequence AATCGCTCCGACGATAAAAAACAACATTATTACAGACTGCTCGTACGGTATCCATTTTCAGAATACCGGAAACACCATAGCTCCCAACCTTGATTTCAATGACGTCTGGAACTGCGGGCAGAATTACATAAATATCTCGGATTCAGGCGAAAATTCAATAAGTGAAAACCCGATGTTTACGGATCATTTGGCTGTTTATTGCGGATCGCCATGCATAGACAGAGGGAATCCGATTTACTTTTTCAATGATCCCGACGGCACGAGAAACGACATAGGCGCCACACCAGTTTTTCAGGTTCTCGGTTACGACGACATCCAAACCACTATAAATGATTTACACGATTATAATGTCATTGCTCTTCATTCAGGAACTTATAGTTTAAGCGAACCTCTTGATTTTCAAGGAAAAGACATTATTTTGATGTCTCATGATTATTTTTCGAGAGCCACAATTACGACATACAACGACACACTTGATTTGTTCGTTTTCGATGAATCCGAAACCGAATCGGCTGAGTTGAGAAACCTTATTCTTGAAGGCGGAAGGATTGCCGTTTGGTGTAAAAACTCTTCTCCCACAATAAGAGGAAACTTGATAATTAGTCAAAATGTACAGAACTGGGCTGCGATTGCTCTCTCAGGTATGAATTGGGCAAGTTCAGGAAATTCTCCGGCAAGGATAATAAACAACACAATTGCCAATTCTGCAAACGGAGGCATCTCGTCATTTTCAACATCCGCCCCGGAAATAAGAAACAATATAATCATCAACTGTACGTACGGAATTCATAAGCAAAGCCCTTTTTTGCCGCTTGTCAACGACTACAACGACGTCTGGAGCTGCACTAACAATTATATTAACTGCTTGGTCGGATCAAATTCGATATCTTGTGATCCGGATCTCAATGAAGATTTCCTTCTTAACGCTAATTCTCCATGCATTGACAGCGGTGATCCTGACACTGTATACAACGATCCAGACGGATCCCGAAACGATATGGGCTGGTTTCCTTACTGTCAATTATCATATGACCAATATGCATGTAGTGAATCGGATCATTCCCCTGTATTGTGGTTTAATTGTTCCAGTGTTTCCGAAGGATTTTCAATCTCTTTCCATCTGTCGTATCCATCAGATGTCAAAATTGATATCTACAGCGTTGATGGAAGACTTGTAATAAATTTTATGGAAGATTATCTGAATCAGGGAACACACGTTATCAATTGGAACGGAAAAAATATTTCCGATCAGATCGTGTCCAACGGTGTTTACTTTTTCACTTTCAGAACAGGCGAAATCATAAAATCCTTCAAATCTGTTGTTATAAGGTAA
- a CDS encoding T9SS type A sorting domain-containing protein, translating into MFGTILSFLMSLVSTPEGAFTLTGQYDTPGWSRDVFVRDNYAYVADYDMGLRIIDVSNPSNPQEIGFCSTPGYAFGVFVKDNYAYISCDVYDYFCIVDISNPSNPVITSYTQIFGSGYNVFVSGNYAYLAVGDYLGGLYIYNVSNPYEPAMTGYYWTYSSIGVYVVDNIALLAAGYLFTIDVTNPNNPVPLDSYYDNYNEYAYDVCCEGNYAYCTFDYGNKTSEENDALFYSKLPKSNNSECLVSNGGLRIIDIADPANIQLAGYVNTSMDAFGVSVNDGYAFTTGWINGGIQAVNVINPLNPFLAGSYNTQGEARDVFCYDNYIFLADGQSGLKIFQYSALGVEEQPDNNVHNNSLTITQNQNREVTFNYFLEGPAQIELKIIDVSGRIVFESSAGFHGGNQQFTFRAEKAGTYFLIFKNSENILNKSFIVL; encoded by the coding sequence ATGTTTGGTACAATTCTGAGTTTTTTAATGTCGCTAGTCTCAACTCCTGAAGGCGCATTTACTTTGACAGGTCAATACGACACCCCTGGCTGGTCTCGTGATGTATTTGTTAGAGATAATTACGCCTACGTCGCTGACTATGATATGGGTTTGAGAATTATTGACGTTTCAAATCCCTCCAATCCCCAGGAAATCGGATTTTGCTCGACACCCGGATATGCATTCGGTGTTTTTGTAAAAGACAACTACGCTTATATTTCCTGCGATGTATATGATTATTTCTGTATTGTCGATATTTCGAATCCTTCAAATCCCGTCATCACCAGCTACACTCAAATATTCGGCTCGGGATACAATGTTTTCGTATCAGGAAATTACGCTTATCTTGCCGTCGGTGATTACTTGGGCGGATTGTACATATACAATGTTTCCAATCCGTATGAGCCTGCAATGACAGGATATTATTGGACATATTCCTCAATTGGGGTTTATGTTGTTGACAATATTGCTTTGCTTGCGGCCGGTTACCTTTTCACAATCGATGTAACAAATCCCAACAATCCGGTGCCGTTAGACAGTTATTATGACAATTACAACGAATACGCATACGACGTCTGTTGTGAAGGCAATTACGCATATTGCACCTTTGATTACGGCAATAAAACAAGTGAAGAAAATGACGCTTTGTTTTATTCAAAACTTCCAAAGTCAAATAATTCCGAATGTCTTGTTTCAAACGGCGGATTGAGGATTATTGATATAGCAGATCCTGCGAATATCCAACTTGCTGGCTACGTCAATACTTCCATGGACGCTTTTGGAGTATCCGTCAATGACGGGTATGCTTTTACCACGGGCTGGATAAACGGGGGAATACAGGCTGTAAATGTAATAAATCCTCTCAATCCTTTTCTTGCGGGATCATACAACACTCAGGGTGAAGCGAGAGATGTTTTCTGTTATGATAATTATATATTTCTTGCCGACGGTCAAAGCGGTTTGAAAATATTCCAGTATTCGGCGCTTGGAGTTGAAGAACAACCTGACAACAATGTACATAACAACAGTCTGACTATTACACAAAACCAAAACCGAGAAGTAACTTTTAATTATTTTCTCGAAGGACCTGCCCAAATTGAATTAAAGATAATTGACGTTTCAGGAAGAATTGTTTTTGAGTCCTCAGCAGGATTTCATGGCGGGAATCAACAATTCACATTCCGTGCTGAAAAAGCGGGCACATATTTTTTGATTTTCAAGAATTCAGAAAATATTTTAAACAAAAGCTTTATTGTTTTATGA
- a CDS encoding long-chain fatty acid--CoA ligase, whose amino-acid sequence MHELSWLFERLKGIDTAKEAVIQENKAATYGELIDKIGMLYSSILSQGITGGETVGLATDFSMGSISLLMALIKNSNIIVPVANSPQRKREFFEEADVSREAVILENGELNFTDTGRNPKNRMIIDFSKQIRPGIVLFTSGTTGKSKGVLHDLTRLLRKFQNTVHASLRTIPFMFFDHIGGLDTLFDVLLNGGTVVTVRNRDPYSVCRAIEKYGIELLPTTPSFLNLLLLSKEYQKHDLSSLKIITYGAEPIMDSVLMKLNEQFPHVKIIQKYGLTETGSFRTKNRSKDSKWIKMNDGSLKTKIIDSKLYIKTESSMIGYLNEENPFDEEGFYPTGDLVEVDGEYFKILGRESDVINVGGEKVLPLEVENVIYEMPEISEVVVYGKNNPILGKIVAADVLITSEITKNEIKKRIRAHCRKKLEEYKIPVEVNFMESYGQSSVIKKTRNKKDT is encoded by the coding sequence ATGCATGAACTTTCCTGGCTATTTGAAAGACTCAAAGGTATTGATACGGCCAAAGAAGCTGTTATTCAAGAGAATAAAGCAGCAACGTACGGCGAATTAATAGACAAAATAGGAATGTTATACAGCAGTATTTTATCCCAGGGAATAACTGGCGGCGAAACAGTCGGCCTGGCAACTGATTTCAGCATGGGATCGATTTCGCTGTTGATGGCGCTTATAAAAAACAGCAACATCATTGTTCCCGTGGCAAATTCCCCGCAGAGAAAACGTGAGTTTTTCGAGGAAGCGGATGTCTCACGCGAGGCAGTGATTCTCGAGAACGGAGAATTGAATTTTACAGACACTGGCAGAAATCCCAAAAACAGAATGATAATAGATTTTTCGAAGCAAATCAGACCCGGGATTGTATTATTCACTTCGGGGACTACGGGGAAGAGCAAGGGAGTTTTACACGATTTGACAAGACTCCTGCGAAAATTTCAAAACACGGTTCACGCCTCTCTCCGAACAATACCTTTTATGTTTTTTGATCATATCGGAGGTCTCGACACCCTTTTTGATGTTCTTCTTAACGGAGGAACGGTAGTTACTGTTCGTAACAGAGATCCGTATTCGGTATGCCGAGCAATTGAAAAGTACGGAATCGAACTGCTTCCGACAACCCCATCTTTTTTAAATCTTTTATTGTTGTCCAAAGAGTATCAAAAACACGATTTATCTTCTCTAAAAATAATTACTTACGGAGCTGAACCCATAATGGATTCCGTTTTGATGAAACTCAATGAGCAATTTCCTCATGTAAAGATAATCCAGAAATATGGTTTGACTGAGACGGGTTCTTTCAGGACAAAAAACAGGAGCAAGGACTCAAAGTGGATAAAAATGAATGACGGATCTTTGAAAACAAAAATAATTGATTCGAAATTGTACATTAAGACCGAATCATCAATGATTGGATATTTGAACGAAGAAAATCCGTTTGACGAAGAAGGATTTTATCCAACAGGGGATTTAGTAGAAGTTGACGGAGAGTATTTTAAAATCCTGGGCAGGGAATCCGATGTGATTAATGTCGGTGGAGAAAAAGTCCTGCCTCTAGAGGTTGAAAACGTCATTTACGAAATGCCTGAAATTTCCGAAGTTGTGGTTTATGGTAAAAACAATCCGATTCTTGGAAAAATTGTCGCTGCCGATGTTTTAATTACATCAGAAATAACAAAAAATGAAATTAAAAAAAGAATCCGTGCTCACTGCAGAAAAAAACTCGAAGAATATAAAATACCGGTTGAGGTGAATTTCATGGAATCTTACGGGCAATCCTCTGTAATAAAAAAAACAAGAAATAAAAAGGATACATGA
- a CDS encoding SDR family oxidoreductase: MNNVFVITGTSKGIGRYLAEYYLEKGKTVAGCSRGESDLKHGRYSHFNLDVSDEGAVVKMIRAVSKDSGGIDVLINNAGIASMNHFIMTPLASMEKIYRTNVLGTFVFARESSKIMMRKKYGRIINFATVATPLRLEGEMAYASSKSSVESMTEIMAKELAPFNITCNAVGPTPVYTDLIKNVPKSKMDSLIGRQTIQRLGEFKDISNVIDFFIRPESDFITGQVIYLGGVR; encoded by the coding sequence ATGAATAATGTATTCGTTATAACGGGCACCAGCAAAGGGATAGGCAGATATCTTGCCGAATATTATCTTGAAAAAGGGAAAACCGTTGCAGGGTGCAGCCGTGGAGAATCCGATTTAAAACACGGAAGATACAGTCATTTCAATCTTGATGTATCAGATGAAGGCGCGGTTGTAAAAATGATAAGGGCGGTCAGCAAAGACAGCGGCGGAATAGACGTTTTGATAAACAATGCCGGCATCGCTTCCATGAATCATTTCATTATGACACCTCTTGCTTCCATGGAAAAAATATACAGAACAAATGTTTTGGGGACGTTTGTTTTTGCGAGAGAAAGCTCAAAAATAATGATGAGAAAGAAATACGGGAGGATAATAAATTTCGCGACCGTGGCTACTCCTTTAAGACTTGAAGGTGAAATGGCTTACGCCTCTTCTAAAAGCTCTGTCGAAAGCATGACTGAAATCATGGCAAAAGAGCTCGCTCCTTTCAACATCACATGCAACGCAGTTGGTCCGACACCTGTTTATACCGATTTGATTAAAAATGTTCCAAAATCAAAAATGGATTCTTTGATCGGACGTCAAACTATCCAAAGATTGGGAGAATTCAAAGATATATCAAATGTCATAGATTTTTTTATAAGACCTGAAAGCGATTTTATAACAGGTCAGGTCATATATCTCGGCGGTGTCAGGTAG
- a CDS encoding flippase-like domain-containing protein: protein MKSKIFNALMLALLLISIAFLIKNIYGNWNQIRNVSFKPNYTLLTASFLLEIFIQFFGVFLWLRIVRLFKVNVSYKKVLKIWFVSSLGRYIPGKIWHFAGMTYFLTKEGVNTEVSFTSSFIVQIYSILTGAIIGAFTLVSITKNLNPIALGIFIILCFVLGLIVSNKKLINSFLYFIAEKRKQKKQEIEFSSFYLPLFLLLYVFFWFVRGLSFYLFIKSFTMPEVNARVFSCEFLTATSVFSASYISGLLFLLSPGGVGIREGVMSSLLNKCMGISIGISSMITVFNRIMLTVTELLCLFISLAINWRKSGKTIKK, encoded by the coding sequence ATGAAGAGTAAAATATTCAATGCATTAATGCTTGCCCTGCTTTTGATTTCAATCGCTTTTTTAATTAAAAACATATATGGCAATTGGAATCAAATCAGAAACGTTTCATTTAAACCTAACTATACTCTTTTGACAGCCTCATTTTTACTTGAAATATTCATCCAGTTCTTCGGAGTTTTTCTGTGGCTGAGAATTGTCAGACTTTTTAAAGTCAATGTGTCGTATAAAAAAGTGTTAAAAATCTGGTTTGTTTCATCTCTCGGCAGATATATTCCTGGAAAAATATGGCATTTCGCCGGAATGACATATTTTTTAACAAAGGAAGGCGTCAACACTGAAGTCTCTTTCACTTCATCATTTATTGTACAGATATATTCTATTCTAACAGGGGCGATAATCGGCGCTTTCACCTTGGTCTCAATTACTAAAAATCTCAATCCCATAGCTTTGGGAATTTTCATAATTTTATGCTTCGTTCTTGGATTAATTGTTTCGAATAAAAAATTGATTAACTCATTTTTATATTTTATCGCCGAAAAAAGAAAACAGAAAAAACAAGAGATTGAATTCAGTTCCTTTTATCTGCCTTTATTCCTGCTTCTGTATGTTTTCTTTTGGTTTGTAAGAGGACTTAGTTTTTATCTGTTCATAAAATCTTTTACGATGCCGGAAGTGAATGCACGCGTGTTTTCCTGTGAGTTTTTAACGGCCACATCTGTATTTTCAGCAAGCTATATTTCAGGTCTCCTCTTTTTACTTTCTCCAGGCGGAGTAGGAATCAGAGAAGGCGTAATGTCATCGTTGTTGAATAAATGCATGGGAATCTCTATTGGGATTTCATCAATGATAACTGTTTTTAACAGGATCATGCTTACCGTAACAGAATTGCTTTGTCTTTTTATCAGCCTGGCAATCAACTGGAGGAAAAGTGGGAAAACAATCAAAAAATGA
- a CDS encoding polyprenol monophosphomannose synthase, with translation MKALVVIPTYNEIENIEKILIKILEQDDRLDVLVVDDSSPDNTGEKVLEMRKSRPRIHLKRRSGKMGLGTAYVDGFKWAIENKYDCVFEMDADFSHDPTMLPVFLEKIKKYDLVIGSRYINGVSVINWPMSRLLLSYFANKYASLVTGCPIKDLTGGFKCFRRQTLQSLDLNRIHSDGYSFQIEIDFKAYAKGLKIKEIPIIFADRTEGKSKMSKKIIWEAIFMVWRLRMAKIFRKL, from the coding sequence ATGAAAGCCCTCGTAGTGATACCGACTTACAACGAAATTGAGAACATTGAAAAAATATTAATCAAGATACTCGAACAGGACGACAGACTGGATGTCCTCGTAGTTGACGATTCTTCTCCCGATAACACAGGCGAAAAAGTCCTCGAAATGAGAAAAAGCAGACCGAGGATACATCTCAAAAGACGTTCCGGAAAGATGGGGCTCGGAACGGCTTATGTCGACGGATTCAAATGGGCAATAGAGAATAAATACGACTGCGTTTTCGAAATGGACGCGGATTTCTCTCACGACCCGACGATGCTTCCCGTATTTCTCGAAAAAATAAAGAAATACGACCTGGTAATAGGTTCAAGATACATAAACGGAGTCAGCGTAATCAATTGGCCCATGAGCAGGCTTCTTTTGAGTTATTTCGCCAATAAATACGCCTCTCTTGTCACAGGCTGCCCCATAAAAGACCTTACCGGCGGATTCAAATGTTTCAGAAGACAGACGCTCCAATCTCTCGACCTGAACAGGATCCATTCCGACGGATATTCCTTTCAAATTGAAATAGATTTCAAAGCCTACGCCAAGGGTTTGAAAATAAAGGAGATTCCTATTATTTTCGCCGACAGAACCGAAGGCAAGAGCAAGATGTCGAAAAAGATAATCTGGGAAGCAATTTTCATGGTCTGGCGTCTCAGAATGGCAAAGATTTTCAGAAAATTATGA
- a CDS encoding sugar transferase, protein MIVSKTEKINKFFCLWDILATILLFVFLQFFVQMFFAETTYQTALQRLQRLPWVLPLTAVLWAFFLNAYQTYPKSETRKTAELLLPVLKSIVTSGSILGLFFFLTKSYIQSRSVFVLFMLADLGIILLNRFLLLKIRNKLMKLNIIIISDERNSRNIEKIIRKNLSIGKRILDIIRIKEEITDERMSEIFDKISLGTVDWIVVGLGPSNYVHFKPLVEFCEEKGVPVSLLIDTSIKPKISWLKVEEISGFPFFTFYTTTGRVWGLISKDIIDKALGVLGIIVLFPLLALISAAVKISSPGTVIFSQIRSGLNGKPFKMLKFRTMREGSEELLPSLLESNLIQGCAFKHPKDPRVTKVGKFLRRWSLDELPQLVNIIKGEMSFVGPRPPLPEEVKMYKNWQKRKLSMKPGLTCLWQIGGRSKILDFDKWVKLDLEYIDNWSLWLDIKIMIKTLPAIISGMGAY, encoded by the coding sequence ATGATAGTCAGCAAAACCGAAAAAATAAACAAATTTTTCTGTCTTTGGGACATACTTGCGACAATTCTTCTTTTCGTGTTTCTCCAGTTTTTCGTTCAGATGTTTTTCGCCGAGACGACCTATCAAACTGCCTTGCAGAGACTGCAGAGGCTTCCCTGGGTACTGCCGCTTACTGCAGTTCTCTGGGCTTTTTTCCTGAATGCCTATCAAACATATCCGAAATCAGAAACCCGTAAAACGGCTGAACTTCTCCTCCCTGTATTGAAATCAATTGTAACTTCGGGAAGCATTTTAGGCCTATTTTTCTTTTTGACGAAGTCATACATACAAAGCAGGTCGGTTTTCGTTTTGTTCATGCTTGCGGATCTCGGCATAATACTGTTAAACAGATTCCTGCTTCTAAAGATAAGGAACAAGCTGATGAAACTGAACATAATCATCATCTCCGACGAACGCAACAGCAGAAACATAGAAAAGATAATAAGGAAAAATCTTTCAATAGGAAAAAGGATACTGGATATCATCAGAATCAAAGAAGAAATCACCGATGAGAGAATGAGTGAAATTTTCGACAAAATAAGCCTCGGAACTGTGGATTGGATAGTAGTAGGACTCGGTCCTTCCAACTACGTACATTTTAAACCTCTCGTCGAGTTCTGCGAAGAAAAAGGCGTGCCCGTCTCTCTGCTGATAGACACTTCGATAAAACCTAAAATATCCTGGCTAAAAGTCGAAGAGATATCCGGTTTTCCGTTTTTCACTTTTTACACGACTACGGGAAGAGTGTGGGGACTCATATCCAAAGACATTATTGACAAAGCGCTTGGAGTACTCGGAATTATTGTTTTATTTCCTCTTCTGGCTCTCATAAGCGCAGCCGTAAAAATATCTTCACCGGGAACTGTAATTTTCAGCCAAATCCGGAGCGGACTTAACGGGAAACCTTTCAAAATGCTTAAGTTCAGAACAATGCGGGAAGGTTCCGAAGAGCTTCTTCCATCTCTTCTTGAAAGCAATCTTATCCAGGGTTGTGCGTTCAAACACCCTAAAGATCCGAGAGTGACAAAAGTCGGCAAATTCCTGCGCAGGTGGAGCCTCGATGAACTTCCACAGCTCGTTAACATAATTAAAGGGGAAATGAGTTTTGTCGGTCCGAGACCCCCTCTTCCAGAAGAAGTAAAAATGTACAAGAACTGGCAGAAAAGAAAATTGTCCATGAAACCGGGACTGACTTGCCTTTGGCAAATAGGCGGCAGAAGCAAAATACTCGATTTCGACAAATGGGTCAAATTGGATCTCGAATACATTGACAATTGGTCGCTGTGGTTAGATATTAAGATCATGATCAAGACTCTTCCCGCCATAATAAGCGGGATGGGTGCTTACTGA
- a CDS encoding T9SS type A sorting domain-containing protein, with the protein MFILAFLAFLLSAGDGITIYTSHAQVNRLEFLGGKLVTMSSGGICVSDSSGHEVVINNSDGLLDNNAMDAVFDENGNLFAGTSSGLTVFSRDFSEFIQLTSFFQGIPHGEIRELEYRDDTLWAGGENGCWCWNTGGNPLTFSYGHSSRFLSDRTVNALLLNGDILAAGTVGELFFIPAGTFGDTTTYSGFSKGLSAQESVLSVVVYNDTVWISTSSYVKFLSGDSFVSTGINSRKMRLSVVRDTLFVNDYENWSVKRWNNGTWNQYGPGIPSRPVSVSLNPDGRLCAGTATLSNYCYESNSWRQVMPPGLFKPLVSSAAMLPNGIIAAIHFGNDYGDAVSLRYPDGEWEILTSLNYDTTGDWGAGRFISVRNDSTFVIGVWGRPGALIFLYPGKTSADSSRFEKLALPYTPSDQQQPISALTVDPNGDVWCASFDNQGPYLFRVKPDNSVITYYNNLFIYIYSICMLKDGRVAFGTAHLNANGFASIFNPSDSSVSPEILTLSGNDINSIDNFKDHLIFIGSNGGINTFDLTSYTVTDTITNSNTQGGLIGPSVVSLLYIPGNGLWALCDNAGLSHRKEDGTWEKFEQPSTLPGIPVGDNRGGLFYHADSGILLVPTSKGLCLFPVKSESDATEGELLVFPNPWRLDCPLTLVTDSAEYFYIYSMDGMLVYSSALSDNGNLVIQPQSLSEIASGLYFVVAKSNKTTARGRLVIVR; encoded by the coding sequence ATGTTTATATTAGCATTCCTCGCTTTTTTATTATCCGCCGGAGACGGGATAACGATTTACACTTCTCACGCTCAAGTCAACAGACTTGAGTTTCTCGGCGGGAAACTAGTCACAATGAGTTCGGGAGGGATCTGTGTTTCCGACTCCTCGGGACACGAAGTAGTTATTAATAATTCCGACGGACTTCTCGACAACAACGCTATGGACGCAGTCTTCGACGAAAACGGGAACCTCTTCGCCGGGACTTCCAGCGGGTTGACTGTTTTTTCAAGGGACTTCTCGGAATTCATTCAGCTGACCTCTTTTTTTCAGGGTATACCTCACGGTGAAATCAGGGAACTGGAATACAGAGACGACACACTTTGGGCCGGAGGAGAGAACGGCTGTTGGTGCTGGAACACCGGGGGCAATCCTCTCACATTTTCCTACGGACATTCATCGAGATTTTTATCGGACAGAACCGTCAACGCTCTTTTACTGAACGGAGATATTCTCGCGGCGGGAACAGTAGGCGAACTTTTTTTCATACCCGCCGGAACATTCGGGGACACAACAACATACTCCGGTTTCTCAAAAGGATTAAGCGCGCAGGAATCAGTTCTCTCAGTTGTCGTTTACAACGACACTGTATGGATTTCGACGAGCAGTTACGTTAAATTCCTGTCGGGAGACAGTTTCGTCTCTACAGGGATAAATTCGCGAAAAATGCGCTTGTCCGTCGTTAGAGACACTCTTTTCGTCAACGATTACGAAAACTGGTCGGTCAAAAGATGGAACAACGGAACGTGGAATCAATACGGTCCGGGAATTCCGTCGAGACCGGTCAGCGTTTCTTTGAATCCCGACGGCCGTTTATGCGCGGGAACAGCCACTCTGTCGAATTATTGCTACGAATCAAATTCGTGGAGACAAGTCATGCCTCCGGGGCTTTTTAAACCGCTCGTTTCATCCGCCGCCATGCTCCCTAACGGTATAATAGCCGCCATACATTTCGGCAACGATTACGGAGACGCTGTCTCCCTGAGATATCCGGACGGAGAATGGGAAATATTAACTTCTCTCAACTACGACACAACCGGTGACTGGGGAGCGGGAAGGTTTATTTCCGTCAGGAACGATTCTACTTTTGTAATAGGGGTCTGGGGCAGGCCGGGCGCTCTGATTTTCCTTTATCCCGGTAAAACGAGCGCCGACTCCTCCCGTTTCGAAAAACTGGCTCTGCCATACACTCCAAGCGATCAGCAACAGCCGATAAGCGCTTTGACCGTCGACCCCAACGGAGACGTATGGTGCGCTTCTTTCGACAATCAGGGCCCGTATCTATTCAGGGTAAAACCGGACAACTCGGTAATAACTTATTACAACAATCTTTTTATATATATTTATTCAATATGCATGCTCAAAGACGGAAGAGTGGCTTTCGGAACGGCTCATTTGAACGCCAACGGTTTCGCAAGCATTTTCAATCCGTCGGATTCCTCCGTTTCCCCTGAAATACTGACGCTGTCCGGAAACGACATAAACTCAATAGACAACTTTAAGGACCATCTTATCTTCATAGGGTCCAACGGCGGTATAAACACATTCGACTTAACCTCTTACACGGTCACAGACACAATAACTAATTCAAACACACAGGGCGGTTTGATAGGTCCTTCAGTGGTTTCTCTCCTCTACATTCCCGGAAACGGTCTTTGGGCGTTGTGCGATAACGCGGGGCTCTCGCACAGGAAAGAAGACGGCACCTGGGAAAAATTCGAACAGCCTTCGACTCTTCCGGGCATTCCTGTAGGAGATAACAGAGGGGGTCTTTTCTATCATGCCGATTCAGGTATTCTGTTAGTCCCGACGAGCAAGGGACTTTGCCTGTTTCCAGTAAAAAGCGAATCCGACGCAACCGAGGGTGAACTGCTTGTTTTCCCTAATCCGTGGCGCCTTGACTGCCCATTGACTTTAGTGACTGACAGCGCAGAATATTTTTACATTTATTCTATGGACGGAATGCTTGTATATTCTTCGGCTTTATCAGACAATGGAAATCTAGTAATACAACCTCAATCGCTAAGCGAAATTGCGTCCGGTCTTTATTTCGTCGTCGCTAAATCAAACAAGACGACTGCGAGAGGAAGGCTCGTTATCGTAAGATAA